DNA from Peromyscus leucopus breed LL Stock chromosome 3, UCI_PerLeu_2.1, whole genome shotgun sequence:
GCTCAAGGACTTCTCCAGCATGCTCTGCCTTGACTCAATTATACTTCTCTCTGCAGATGCTTCGAGAGAGccacttctgcctctgagcttgCGGGGCTGCATGAGAGAGGGACCTGGGATTCAATCCTCTGGCTCCCAGGGTACCCCTACCAGCTTCTCCTCAGCCAGCAGCAGTGATGGGGATCTGGATTTCAGGAGCCCCAGGAGCAGTCAGGGGCAACGGCTTGGGAAAGGTGAGCTGGTCCGGCCTGAGGTTGGAGTCCTCTGGGAAGGAATACATTGGTCCTTGTCCACTATTATCTCTGCCTCAGTGCCAGAAGAACTGGGTGTACCAAAGCAGAAACAGACCCAGGACTTGTCTTGGCAAGTGAGAGGGGTCTGTTGTAGTAGCTTAGCTCAGAAAGGACAGGACAATGGCTGGCAATGTGTCCTTAATCTCCCTTACACTAAACCCTTCCCTATCACGGACAAAAAGAAGTGTCTATAGTACTAAATGACCTCCAGCAGAGGGGACAGTGCAGATCTTGGAAAACCGCCTGCGGAACTGTACTCACTAATCTGTACCTCCCTGGGCCCTGCCAAAGGAAGTCACTCTTGGGGACTTGGGGTCTTCTGGAGCTCTCTCAGCATCCCCCTTTGCCTTTTCTCTTGGAACCATCATGTCTGTCTTCTCCTGTGGGTGGATACCCAGTGCATCTGCCCAACTGTGCCCTGGCCACATCCATTGTTAAAGGCCTGGCAACATAAATTGACATCTGTCTCAGTGGCGTGGCACCAGCAGCCCAGAGTGACTCATTCTAGTTTACCCTGATGAGTTAAACGAGTTTACCTGAGGTTTCTCAGGCACTGTGGATGACTGTCAACAGCGGCATTTTTTCAGAGTCCCCAAGCCCACACCCACCAAGCTCCTGATTTATTTGGCTCTCAGTGTACAGCGGAGTCAGTAAAGCTGGGCTTGGAGTGCTGCTGCCCAGTGTTAAAGCAGCAGAGCTGAATACAGGCCCCGACgacaggaggcacagacagagcCAGACGCTGGGCAAGTTGCACATTCATGTATACCCTGCTCTTGCCCTGATCTGAGATTCTGTCGGTCTTGCCAAACACTGCCTAATTGTGGGCAGGATGGCTTACTTTGCTCTTGTCTGGCACATAGAAGAGCTAAGTGACATATTGCTACAAGCTGGAGTTACTCTtgtagcatttgggagactgccTTCATTATAGCgcctgctttctcttttctgaatcCTACTGAGGAAACACCCCCCCCATATAGAACTCAAATGCCCCTCAGCTTTCATTGCCCTCCCGTGTGTACCGTGGCATACATGTGGTCCGAGGACAACTTGGAAGAGTCAGTTCTCAATTTTCCAACACTGTATGTGTTCTAGAGCTCAAACTCAAGTGTGCTTGGTGccaagcacctttgcctgctgtGGTTTGTACTTCCgtgctatgctatgctatacCAACCCCACGTGATCGTCTCTTGCTTATAATCTCTGCCTGCTTCCAGAGTAGACAACAGGTGCCTCGTGGCCTCATGACTAGTACTGTCTGCTTACCTTATCCCTCTAGAATTTCACATCATCTAGCTCCTTATTACACAAGACTCTATCAGTAGGAGTACtagtttttaaatgtatctgAAACCTATGGAGAATTAGACCTCCTGTGCCCAGATGTGATACTGAGCGGCAAGAAGGCCTGCATCATTGCCCTCCTTGGGGGGTAAAAGAAGACTCGTGCACATTTGATTGTTAGGATGTCCTGCGCACTGAGCAGGCAGCATCTCTCCTTGGCATAGTGACAGCTCTTGTGCTAAACTAGACGCCTGTGACTAGACTATCTCATTCCAGCCCCCAAGGCAGACTTCTGTGTAGGCTTcttccagggcagcctgagcaGGGCTACCCCAGGCCAAGGCTGACAAGTGCTTGGAGCCATGTCTTCATCCGGGGCCCTGAGCTCCCTGAACATATCCTATATTCTgtgcctccttcctctgccctggtCAGGGCAGAAGAGACGGGCTCCAGGGATTCACAGAGCACTGGCTACCCATCCAAGACTGTTCATGTTTGACTACAGGATATCCACCAGGAAGCTCTCCACTCCAAGGCCTGGAGAACTGTCTAAGAGAGATCCCTATTCCCAGGCCACAGGCTGCCTGGCCTTGCTCCTTGACTGCAGACAGGGGGTCGAAGAGAACAGAGCCCAGGAACTGGACTGCAGACACTGACGGTAACAAATGGTATTTGTAGGTAGCTGGGAGAAGAGCCGTCCCTCCTGCACTGCGGCTTTGGCAGCAGGGTAGCAGCCCTCGGGCCAGATCTCAGCTGAGCTGAGAGGATGCTCTGGAGACAGGCCTGAGCCGAGGCTGGGGGCCAGAAAgtcagccagcctagtctcccCACTCATGCAGACTCACAGTCAGAGTCCAGGATGTGGAGGCCCTGCCTGCTGCTCCACTGAGCCAGAGCTTTGCTGACCAGTGTCTCGGTTGTGACTGTGTCATCCCTTGTTGTCTGGGCACTGAGTTATACACCTCCTGGGATTCTCTGTAGCTTGGGTTGGGAGTAGAGAGGTCCCAGGGGTTTGGGCTGGTGTAGTGACCTGAAACTTGTGTGCTAAATGCCTGGTCGTGTTAGAAATGCTGTCCATTCTGTGGGAGTATGAGGTCCCGTAGGACGTCAGAACTCTTCTCATTAAAACAGGACCGAGGGGCGAGGCCTGTGAGCCACCCCACCTTGGACAGGGTCGGGGAGAAGTGCCCAGCAGGAGTCTCCGTCTAGGCAGTCCACAGACCTGCCCCTCCACCTGCCACCAAGTGACTGCCAGGCCAGGACCGTGGCAGTGGCCGAAAGATGGTGAGCCGCCTTCTGTGTTGACACCAGCGTTTCCCCCTAGTGAGTTTTTGCCAAGGCAATAGcccttcccttttctgtgtttctgttcctTCCCTACTCTCCTGCCCTTGCATGGATAAAGATGTGGACCGAACAGAGTGGACTAAGAAAGAACAGGATGTTTGGCTTCCTTGGGGTATCTGAAGTGGAGACACTGCTGGGATTGAAGGGTACCCTGTACACACTGTTGAGTACAGACTGCTCCAGCAGGACCATTCTAGTCTCCAGGGGTGGAAGGATGACCTCGCTCATCAGTGGTCCTCACTGAACGCTTGCATAGTGCTGGGTAGAGGGTCTGCTGAGGGGAGGGTTGCAGTCTGCCCAGTGGGAAGGGCTGCCTCGCATGCAAGACTCAGGACCTAATTGGAACCTGACCAGGAATAGCTTCTAGGGACTTGGAACTTCCGGAAAGTTCCCCAGCTCACTTGTCTGGGGACATGACTAGCCTCTGGGTTTGTTTCTCTCTACCTACGACCAGAAAGTAAATTGTTCAGGGTCCACCAGAGCCCAAGTGGGCTGTGGCTGAGTGGAAAAAGATGCATCCTAAGTGCCTGGCCACCAAAACTGTGCTGTCAGGAACTGGGCAGTGAactcttttctcctttgtttagAGACAGCCACCATGCCCTCCCCTCTGCACTGCCTGGAGAGCTCTCTGAGGGGGATCTTGCCCGTGCGACCCCTGCGTTTCACCTGTGTGACTGGTCCTGACCCCAGTCCCAGCccctgctccagctccagcttcagCAGCTCTGATGGAGAAGACCTGAGGCCAGAGCCTGCATTCTGGCAGCCACCCCTCCCGAGTGAGTCTGCTGgcgtgggggtgggtggtggcggTGAGCTGATCTCGGAGGTGCCTGTCAGCACTCTGATGCTAGCTTACTCATGACACAGAGAAAGACCACCTTCCCTCCAGCAAGGGTCCTGTCCCTCTGTGCCCTGTCCCTGCAACGTTCCCAGGAGTCAACAACAATAGCTGTCTTGCTGAAGACCCGGACAGACCAGAGTCCAGGGACTGCAGCAGCCTCGATACAGGTAAGTCTGGAGTCTCTGGATGACAGCAACATGTCCCCATGGTCCAAAGGTCCAGACTTCATTCTCTGGGTTTGGTTGTCATTCTGTTGACTCTCCTTAAAACATCCCCATAATTTGTTATACTTTAGATCCTGTGAGGGAAGCTGAGCCCAGGGCTGTGTTCTGTAAGGAAATCTGGGTAAACCACTGAATGATATGAACATACTATCTGCATATATGCTCattaatacatgcatatatatatgcatacacatatatatgccttATAGTTAGTATCcagtaacatttttaaaacttggcAATTAACAAAACATCAACAGTGGTCTTTTTCAGTGCTAAAGCACTTGTCTAACATGTGTGAGGCTGGGTCTGATCACACACAGTGAGAACAGAACTTCTTGGAAAGTTCTTCTGGCTGTGACCCAGACTTTGTTCCTAACAGGAAGAGCAGAAGGGACAGGAGTCAAGACCCAGTCACCCAGAAGAGAAGGAGCTGCAGAGCACACATGCCAGCCTGGCCCTGTCAGCAGTGCTGAagtaaaaggaggaggaggaggtaggggCCAGGGAATCGTCTTCGGAAGCTGCTGCTCCCAGGCCTTGGCTACCACCTATGTAGGACTCAGGATGAGCCACACTCACATTTCCTTACGAGTCGCTGAGGATTTGCAGGAAATGGTGGAGGGGTTCCCACATGGCCCAGCAGGCCAGCCCACCAGCGTTGGTCTCCCCAGCGTCTTGCACCTGATTTAATCGTTGTTTAAAAGTTGCACATTTGTCattggggggagggtgggagtgggggtgtggcTCCATGAGGACAGCCCCATGTGGAGTGGTACTGCCAGAACTGTCCTTGTCCCAAGTGCTCGATGTTCTTTCTGCAGAGGCAGCTGGGTGCCCATGGCCTGCCTCTCAGCTGGAAGAAAGGCCTGAGCCCAAGGGTGCTGAAGACACCAGTAACCTGGAGCCTGGACATGGGCAACCCAGTGCCACAGGTGAGCTGGTGGCTTCTCCAGCATTTGCTGTGCTTTAGTGGCCTCTGGGGAAATCAGAACCCAGGTTCCAGCCTAAGGAAGTAAGCATGCTCCAAGTTCATCATTGATTATGGGTAGGAAAATCTTATACTGAAGCCACTAAGGTACGTGGTTCACTTTACTTCAGGGTTTTCATAAAAGCCCACAGGCTCTCCTTTTAGAGGCATTGAGAAGCATCTGGAGTCCAAGTTTGGGTTTGAGGGAACTGAACCTCAGCACTGTTGAGTGGCCTGGCTGGGGTCCTGCACAAAGCATGGGCTTCCCATCGCCTTGTTCAGGGACCCACAGTGACAACAGGCAGGGTGACGCATCTGTACCCGGAGCCGTGCTGGGAAAGCACCACAGGTTTGCAGGACGCGGGGTCTGTGCCGCTGCCCTCGCTGGcttgcatgtgcgtgtgtgcatgtgcatgtgcgtgtgctgGGCACCTTCTTTGCCTGTGAGCTTTGACTCCTCCGAGAGTGCAAGGTTTGTTAAGAGCCCTGGCCGCCCTCCCTCAGATGAAGCATCAGACCACATTCTTACTTTGTTTTGTGATGTTTAGTTGTTAGTTTTCGCTTGAGATAAGGTTTCAAAAGTCTTGTGGGAGACAAGTAACCTAGGCCACTTGGaacatgtgatcctcctgcctcaatttcaGATCCTTGCTTTAGTTCAAGAACTTAGTGAGACCAGGTGTGGGTCCTTGGGCCACTTGGGCCGTCGCCTGTCCTTCCCTGTCTGCAGCCCTAAAGGTACTGAAAGACAAGGGCAGAGCCTTGACTGGGGTTCAGTAAACAGCAGACCCCTCTTCCATTCTGGTGGATGGGTGAAGAATGGCAGGGATCTTGACCAGCACCATGTTGCCTGGGTGAGACCCACTCCAGGGGATGTGGGACTGAAGAATTAATTAGACGTTTTGGGGGGTCAGTGGGGAAGAACCTAAGATTAAAATTCTCTGAAAGCCAGGCCTTATGGGGGCAGGATAGTGAATACACTAAAGAGGTCtctggggccagagagaaggcCCTTACAACCTAAGTACTCTTACCCACTCTTTCTCTGGTTTCAGCCAGGACTCAAGGGAAGCTGCTCTCTGGGGACCCTCCGGAGCCACCTAGCAAGTCTCCCCTTCCCACAGCTGTCTTGTCAAAGTGGCCACCCGCTTCTTTCCAGACACCATGCCCCTGTGGCAGATTCCTGCAGCAGGagttgcacagccttggtactgCCCTCACGGACAAGCTGGATCAGCTTGCGTCAGCCTTGGCAGGCCTGACTCAGGAAGTGGCCACCATGAGGACCCAGATGGACCGGCTGGGAAGGCGCCCACAGAGCCTTGGACCAAAAGGCCAGGCTTCCTGGCGGTTGACCCTCCCCCGGAGACCTCACTGGGCCAACAGACTGGACCGCAGACACCTACCCTACTGGAGGCAGAAGGGCCCCAGCAGGCCCAGACCAAAGATGCTGCGGGCCCAGGCAGAAGGCTGCAAGGCTGCGGACCGCCCAGGACTCTCTAGAGGAAAGGGCAGTTTGGTGCCTCAGCTGCCTCCAGATGGTTCCTTGGTAGAATCTTCCAGGCCCAGCGGTAGCTCATCCCAGCAGATCTCCTCAGCACCTGGAGGCCACACTGTGCTGACTGCACACCCCCTTCGGGAACACACCGGATGCCACCAGAATTCCCCCTCCCCTTCAGTGCCTACTGCCTCGGTCCCCCTTGTGGCCTCACCAGCAACCAGTGCAGACACGGAACCTCAGGCTGCTGGAGTGGCAGCAACCAGCATTCCAAACCAGCACAAGGAACCTAACAGCCGGCTAGGGGGAGCCCTCAGCAAAGACCTCTGGGGAGGTGACCACAGGGATCCGAGGTGGGGGGCCCATTAACTGTCCTGTCCCTTTGCTCAGGCTTGCTGAGGAAGCTGGGTGGCCAGGATGCCTGGTAGGACCCTCTGAGGTAAAACCATCGCAGGCTGCCTGCTTCCCAGGGGTTGTGTCTTCCTTACCTGCTCAGCCAGCCCTCTGATCACTGCTGCAAGTCTGGCCCTTTGCCTCTGCTGTGCCAGGCCCCCGTGGTGTTTGCACAGAGCCACTCTAGAGGCATCCCTCAGCCATACCTCCGGCTTGCTTGGCTCAGGTTCAGTCAGCCAGCTGCTCTTCCTCCTTAGCAGAGCCATCTAGGTTCCAGGTGGGTGTCATGCATACTGCATATGCACAGAGCCAGCTGCAGAGGGCACCATGAAGGCACCTTAATCTCCTGCTCCTGATCTCAAGGACACTAAAAGGCCAGTCTTTGTCTGTCTAGAGAGAATATTCACAGATCTCATTTAGGGAGAGCCTGGCCTGTGGTCTAAGCTGAACTGACCCACATGAATTCTAAAACTAAATATATTAGCTGCTAAGAAAAGGCCATTTGGCTGCAATGGAAGAGTGCTCAGAGGGGATGGCACTCGGGCATGGTTACCTGGATTGTCACCAGTGCAGTGAGAACGAGGCAGCTTGCGTTTCcctcttccacacacacacacacctcaagagAACTGAGCATGCGCAGTGAGGCTGGGCACAGTACTGCACATGGGCCAGTCTCCTAGGCTGTGTACAAGAGTGTCACAGACTTAGTCTGGGCAGCTTAAATCAGGggtcccaaatcaaggtcttgtCAGGGTTGGTTCTACAGAGGGTGTCTGGCTCTGTTGGAGGCTGTCTTCATGCTCATGGTATCTTCTATGAGTCTCTTCTCCAAATGCCCCTCCTGCCAGGACACAGGATGTTTTGGTTGGCACTCATTCTCTTTTGAACTCATCTTCGCTAAAGACTCTAAGGAACGTCACATTCTGAAGTGCCAGGGGCCACAGCATGGTCAGCCTTTCGACATTATGACAAAGTGTTGTCATCTAGAAAGTTCACGTTCAAGAACCAGACagttgagattaaaaaaaacaaactgttttAAATCCGTTTACAAGTTTGTGTTGG
Protein-coding regions in this window:
- the Krba1 gene encoding LOW QUALITY PROTEIN: protein KRBA1 (The sequence of the model RefSeq protein was modified relative to this genomic sequence to represent the inferred CDS: inserted 1 base in 1 codon), with amino-acid sequence MALQVPISFKDLAVRFSEEEWRLLQEGQREFYRDVMRENYETLVSVGTSELLPLSAFLSPTEPGGATTGEGHHDKGQEPPLERGSQGGQPQQSLHLTALVQLVKEIPEFLFGEVKGTEDYSESGSTSLDGERASPEVAGAVETYPPXGLLSSLPESPASHPSLASTPTGSSSSSGPPGDWAQESLLPAIGATDKPLSIEKEGLGASGETSIHPTQSLDQSKSHLRQDRGGIGTGTSPENSPLQGLINCLKEILVPGPQHRGTAADLPASLPGLSVLKQSRAEVEPGSLPCPVKTEPISGDCPLQGLLNCLKEIPEAPDGRPSPSGAGDLQLQEEPGKRNSGGMRCPQTPPLRRSHGAGSMLAVVKVEDGWVQSPPVPASCQLSRQGHGPYFTGDSREVRVPRWGPMTLAGRASSSPLEALEACLKGIPPGGSSPLQPLATSWSRSPQPGDAGSQRLELQPQGSHSADASREPLLPLSLRGCMREGPGIQSSGSQGTPTSFSSASSSDGDLDFRSPRSSQGQRLGKGYPPGSSPLQGLENCLREIPIPRPQAAWPCSLTADRGSKRTEPRNWTADTDGPRGEACEPPHLGQGRGEVPSRSLRLGSPQTCPSTCHQVTARPGPWQWPKDETATMPSPLHCLESSLRGILPVRPLRFTCVTGPDPSPSPCSSSSFSSSDGEDLRPEPAFWQPPLPKKDHLPSSKGPVPLCPVPATFPGVNNNSCLAEDPDRPESRDCSSLDTGRAEGTGVKTQSPRREGAAEHTCQPGPVSSAEVKGGGGEAAGCPWPASQLEERPEPKGAEDTSNLEPGHGQPSATARTQGKLLSGDPPEPPSKSPLPTAVLSKWPPASFQTPCPCGRFLQQELHSLGTALTDKLDQLASALAGLTQEVATMRTQMDRLGRRPQSLGPKGQASWRLTLPRRPHWANRLDRRHLPYWRQKGPSRPRPKMLRAQAEGCKAADRPGLSRGKGSLVPQLPPDGSLVESSRPSGSSSQQISSAPGGHTVLTAHPLREHTGCHQNSPSPSVPTASVPLVASPATSADTEPQAAGVAATSIPNQHKEPNSRLGGALSKDLWGGDHRDPRWGAH